The Thiomonas sp. FB-Cd genome includes a window with the following:
- a CDS encoding polysaccharide deacetylase family protein encodes MRRLLAQIILPYARLCTWVQPGLRILMYHRVATLPHYDQLTVSPARFARQMEKLACECRVVSLADGLRAIHESQLRQPLVAVTFDDGYRDNLTEALPILRRYAVPATIFVTTRFCDQAESHPRYGPSPQRLHLDWDEVAVLAATPGVTIGSHTLHHPYLPTLPEAQAREEISQSRTIIESRIGQPVAFFCYPSGDLGPRELRLVHESGYAAAVSVAPGVNYRSTDPMKLRRTEITDRDDDEAFALKIAGAFDPIHRLLHARRTWNFARGYGRPGAQTTARP; translated from the coding sequence ATGCGTCGCCTGCTCGCACAAATCATTCTGCCCTATGCGCGACTGTGCACTTGGGTACAGCCGGGTCTGCGCATCCTTATGTACCACCGTGTCGCCACGCTCCCACACTATGACCAACTCACCGTCTCACCTGCGCGGTTCGCACGGCAGATGGAGAAACTCGCATGTGAATGCCGCGTCGTGAGCTTGGCCGACGGCCTGCGTGCAATACACGAGAGCCAGCTGCGCCAGCCGTTGGTGGCGGTCACCTTTGATGATGGGTATCGCGATAACCTCACTGAGGCGCTGCCGATTCTGCGTCGCTATGCTGTACCGGCGACCATCTTCGTGACCACCCGATTTTGCGACCAGGCCGAAAGCCATCCACGCTACGGACCATCGCCGCAGCGCCTTCATTTGGACTGGGATGAAGTGGCGGTTCTGGCCGCGACGCCCGGAGTCACGATCGGCTCGCACACGCTTCACCACCCATATCTGCCCACGCTACCCGAGGCACAGGCGCGCGAGGAAATTTCGCAGAGTCGCACCATAATAGAAAGCCGGATCGGCCAGCCCGTGGCGTTTTTTTGCTATCCGTCGGGTGACCTAGGCCCGCGCGAGCTTCGCCTCGTACATGAGTCTGGCTATGCAGCAGCTGTAAGCGTGGCGCCAGGCGTTAATTACCGCTCGACCGACCCAATGAAGCTGCGTCGCACTGAAATCACTGACCGTGACGACGATGAAGCATTCGCCCTTAAGATTGCTGGCGCTTTCGACCCCATCCACCGCCTGCTGCACGCTAGGCGCACCTGGAACTTTGCACGTGGCTATGGCCGGCCCGGCGCCCAGACGACCGCAAGACCATGA
- a CDS encoding glycosyltransferase, whose translation MKILYLMTEPFGIGGVQTDILTLTEDLSAKGHTVYVATTDGVLLQELIGKGARHVNIDFRFRKLSEFLAAARKLRRVARTESIELIAPQSVRSSIAAFFALRLVPYRYSVASTGKRPPIVTTIHNIHNPANFQWAGKILRRCADFVIFESHYERNRLLQNGLQAERSAVIHSGIDLGKLSRPTQAQELAVQYGLDPSRQFIYGIVARLSEEKGHCYLVEAFARVARRRPEARLVIIGDGPLLDVVRQQVNALELDSRVVFTGIQRDIASHLAMLDVFVLSSTRESFPLSAREAMAAGRAVIAPRIGGCPEVVDDGVTGLLFQAANTDDLEAKMLLLADRQTSTMMGRAGRERARRLFSRESWVDGDERVYLQWAGAAASD comes from the coding sequence ATGAAGATCCTCTATTTGATGACTGAGCCATTTGGCATCGGAGGCGTGCAAACCGATATCCTGACCCTAACTGAAGACTTGAGCGCCAAAGGCCACACTGTGTACGTCGCGACTACAGATGGCGTGCTATTACAAGAACTCATCGGCAAAGGCGCGCGCCACGTGAATATCGATTTCCGTTTTCGCAAGCTATCGGAGTTTCTCGCCGCAGCACGCAAGCTACGCCGGGTTGCGCGCACAGAAAGCATCGAACTCATTGCCCCGCAGTCCGTGCGCTCGTCGATTGCCGCTTTTTTTGCGCTGCGGCTTGTGCCATATCGCTACAGCGTCGCGAGCACAGGCAAACGCCCGCCCATCGTCACCACGATCCACAACATCCACAACCCAGCGAATTTTCAATGGGCCGGGAAGATCCTGCGCCGTTGTGCGGATTTCGTCATCTTTGAATCACATTACGAGCGAAACCGCCTGCTGCAAAACGGCCTACAGGCCGAGCGTTCCGCTGTGATCCACAGCGGTATTGACCTAGGAAAGTTGTCTAGGCCAACGCAGGCGCAGGAACTCGCGGTGCAATATGGCCTGGATCCCAGCCGCCAGTTCATCTATGGCATCGTCGCGCGCCTCTCGGAGGAGAAGGGGCACTGCTATTTGGTCGAAGCGTTCGCACGCGTCGCGCGGCGCCGACCCGAAGCCAGGCTGGTGATTATCGGCGACGGTCCTCTTCTGGATGTTGTGCGGCAGCAAGTCAACGCGCTTGAACTGGACTCGCGCGTCGTGTTTACTGGAATTCAGCGCGACATCGCTTCGCACTTGGCAATGCTAGACGTGTTCGTGTTGTCATCCACGCGCGAATCGTTTCCGTTGTCAGCGCGCGAGGCGATGGCCGCCGGCCGCGCAGTGATCGCGCCCCGGATCGGTGGTTGCCCCGAAGTGGTCGACGATGGCGTCACCGGCCTTTTGTTTCAAGCGGCCAATACCGATGATCTGGAAGCGAAGATGCTCCTTCTCGCCGACCGCCAGACGAGCACGATGATGGGCCGTGCGGGGCGTGAGCGGGCGCGTCGCTTGTTCTCCCGTGAATCGTGGGTGGACGGCGATGAGCGAGTCTATCTCCAATGGGCTGGTGCTGCCGCCAGCGATTGA
- a CDS encoding YdcF family protein has protein sequence MDDFSALSEASLYRLFSAVRLADQTPNSTLLISGGGGRVIHEANLMGALAEQLGFPRQRVELDTRSHTTFESALNVASAVEKYPQRQRYLVTSADHMPRALMAFRHAGLNVCARPVDFEALPLKPAEMLTPQISALSKSTRAMHEALGMLYYDLVKFQ, from the coding sequence CTGGACGATTTCTCGGCACTCTCGGAAGCAAGCTTGTATCGGCTCTTTTCGGCCGTGCGTCTGGCCGATCAGACTCCGAATAGCACCTTACTGATCTCCGGAGGCGGGGGCAGAGTGATCCATGAAGCGAATCTCATGGGAGCATTGGCCGAGCAGCTCGGCTTTCCGCGGCAGCGCGTTGAGCTCGACACACGCTCCCACACTACATTTGAGTCTGCTTTGAATGTCGCCTCCGCTGTCGAAAAATACCCGCAACGCCAGCGCTATCTGGTGACCTCCGCCGACCATATGCCACGCGCACTCATGGCATTCCGCCATGCTGGTTTGAACGTTTGTGCACGGCCCGTCGACTTTGAAGCTCTCCCTCTGAAGCCAGCCGAGATGCTCACGCCGCAAATTAGTGCGCTCAGCAAGTCGACACGTGCCATGCATGAAGCGCTCGGCATGCTTTACTACGATCTCGTGAAATTTCAGTAA
- a CDS encoding IS630 family transposase → MIVLTDEQESELTRLARSKRTSVRLVQRARIVLLAAQGLQNKDIAEQLGIGRVQVARWRERYVESGLRGIERDLPRGAPPVKVDVAKLVELTTQTTPEAATHWSTRKMGEVLGVSASTVMRHWQAHGLKPHIVRGFKVSRDSKFVEKLEDIVGLYVSPPEHALVLCCDEKSQVQALDRTQPGLPLKKGRAQTMTHDYKRHGTTTLFAALNVLDGQVIAQCQQRHRHAEWLKFLRQIDRETPKDRTLHLIADNYATHKHPVVQEWLAKHPRFNMHFTPTSASWLNMVERFFRDITVNRLRRGVFTSVPELVTAIDEYIAHHNIKPKPFIWTKSAADILQKVIRANSRLSSKQNGTLH, encoded by the coding sequence ATGATTGTGTTGACGGATGAACAGGAGAGCGAGTTGACCCGGCTCGCGCGCTCAAAGCGCACCAGCGTCAGGCTGGTGCAGCGTGCGCGCATCGTGTTGCTGGCTGCGCAGGGCCTGCAGAACAAGGACATCGCCGAGCAACTTGGCATCGGACGCGTGCAGGTCGCGCGCTGGCGCGAGCGGTATGTGGAGTCGGGGCTGCGAGGCATTGAGCGCGACCTGCCGCGCGGCGCGCCGCCGGTGAAAGTGGACGTGGCCAAGCTGGTGGAACTGACCACGCAAACCACGCCCGAGGCCGCCACGCACTGGAGCACACGCAAGATGGGCGAGGTCCTGGGCGTCAGCGCCAGCACCGTCATGCGGCATTGGCAGGCGCACGGGCTCAAGCCTCATATCGTGCGCGGCTTCAAGGTCTCGCGCGACTCGAAGTTTGTCGAGAAGCTCGAGGACATCGTGGGCCTGTACGTGTCCCCACCCGAGCACGCGCTGGTGCTGTGCTGCGACGAGAAGAGCCAGGTCCAGGCGTTGGATCGCACGCAGCCGGGTCTGCCGCTGAAGAAGGGGCGCGCTCAGACGATGACGCACGACTACAAGCGCCACGGCACGACGACGCTGTTCGCGGCGCTCAACGTGCTCGACGGCCAAGTCATCGCCCAGTGCCAGCAGCGCCATCGCCACGCCGAGTGGCTGAAGTTCCTGCGCCAGATCGACCGCGAAACGCCCAAGGACAGGACGCTGCATCTGATTGCCGACAACTACGCCACGCACAAGCATCCCGTCGTGCAGGAGTGGCTGGCCAAGCACCCGCGGTTCAACATGCACTTCACGCCCACCTCGGCGTCGTGGTTGAACATGGTCGAACGGTTCTTCCGCGACATCACCGTCAATCGCTTGCGCCGCGGCGTATTCACCAGCGTGCCAGAGTTGGTCACCGCCATCGACGAGTACATCGCCCATCACAACATCAAACCGAAGCCATTCATCTGGACCAAGAGCGCCGCCGACATCCTGCAGAAGGTCATTCGCGCCAACAGTCGCTTAAGTTCCAAACAGAATGGAACACTACACTAG
- a CDS encoding serine O-acetyltransferase: MDADRLSLGKNHTLRDRFLDEIWLFQRRLRRVEYLTNCRKNRLRRLVAVYQYRQLGIRLGFSIPINVFGPGLALLHYGTIVINAQTRVGANCRVHAGVNIGAQLGPDGGVPRIGDNCYLGPGAKLFGAIVIGDNTVIGANAVVNKSFPSGNVTLGGVPARIISEKSAAGLFVLGYKKAQ, translated from the coding sequence TTGGATGCCGATCGCCTATCTCTTGGCAAGAATCACACATTGCGCGACCGGTTCCTCGACGAGATATGGCTTTTTCAGCGGCGGCTGCGTAGGGTTGAGTACCTGACCAACTGCCGCAAGAATCGGCTCCGCCGACTTGTTGCGGTATACCAGTACCGTCAGCTTGGCATCCGGCTTGGCTTTTCGATACCGATTAACGTATTTGGGCCCGGCCTTGCGCTTTTGCACTATGGAACGATCGTCATCAACGCACAGACACGTGTCGGCGCGAACTGTCGCGTCCACGCCGGTGTCAACATTGGTGCACAACTGGGGCCCGACGGCGGGGTGCCGCGCATCGGGGACAACTGCTACCTTGGCCCTGGTGCAAAATTGTTTGGCGCCATCGTCATTGGGGATAACACGGTGATTGGTGCAAACGCCGTGGTCAACAAGAGCTTCCCGAGCGGAAATGTCACGCTGGGCGGAGTTCCGGCTCGGATCATTTCGGAAAAATCGGCCGCTGGCCTGTTCGTACTGGGCTACAAGAAAGCACAATGA